Proteins from a single region of Chloroherpeton thalassium ATCC 35110:
- a CDS encoding CBASS cGAMP-activated phospholipase, translated as MRKIVKILSIDGGGIRGIIPAIVLTEIERITNKPIAKLFDLIAGTSTGGMLGLALTKPDQDGKPYYSAQELISLYEVEGTTIFSNSVWYRIPAIGNLTEEKYKVQGLEHVLNEYLGETMLSEAMTNLLVSSYEIERRIPFFFKSVRAKEFVDYDFPMKIVARATSAAPTYFKPLKLHTQGLQEYYALVDGSVFANNPAMCAFVEAKSMFPDAEDFLMVSLGTGDVNFVQTYQDDKGWGLIQWAEPLLDIIVHGSDLSVNYQMSQLLTNTDGFKRYYRFQPKLSERHAEIDNTSKTNIRMLKLAAEAMIRERQKDLNALCKALTEQS; from the coding sequence ATGAGAAAAATAGTCAAGATTTTATCGATTGATGGAGGCGGCATTCGTGGTATTATTCCTGCAATTGTTTTAACAGAGATAGAACGGATAACAAACAAGCCAATTGCTAAGTTATTTGATTTGATTGCGGGGACTTCAACGGGTGGGATGCTCGGTTTGGCCTTAACAAAGCCAGACCAGGATGGCAAGCCTTATTACTCAGCTCAAGAATTAATTTCTCTATATGAGGTTGAAGGGACTACAATTTTTTCAAACTCTGTTTGGTATCGAATTCCTGCAATTGGCAATCTTACAGAAGAGAAGTACAAAGTGCAGGGTTTAGAACATGTATTGAATGAGTATTTAGGTGAAACCATGCTAAGCGAAGCGATGACCAATCTTTTAGTCTCAAGCTATGAAATAGAACGGCGGATACCATTTTTCTTCAAAAGTGTAAGAGCCAAAGAGTTTGTGGATTATGACTTTCCGATGAAAATTGTAGCAAGAGCGACTTCAGCAGCGCCAACATACTTTAAGCCTCTAAAATTGCACACTCAAGGACTTCAAGAATACTATGCGTTGGTCGATGGAAGTGTCTTTGCAAACAATCCGGCTATGTGTGCCTTTGTTGAAGCCAAAAGTATGTTTCCCGACGCAGAAGATTTCTTAATGGTTTCTTTAGGCACGGGAGATGTAAATTTTGTCCAGACTTATCAAGACGACAAAGGATGGGGATTAATACAATGGGCTGAACCTTTGTTGGATATTATTGTGCATGGCAGTGACCTTTCAGTGAATTATCAAATGTCGCAGTTACTAACTAACACTGATGGGTTTAAGCGATATTATAGATTTCAGCCAAAATTAAGCGAGCGTCATGCAGAGATAGATAACACAAGCAAAACAAATATACGGATGCTTAAACTGGCAGCGGAGGCAATGATTCGTGAGCGGCAAAAAGATTTAAACGCATTATGCAAAGCATTGACCGAACAGTCTTAA
- a CDS encoding ISAs1-like element ISChth1 family transposase: MNYEAVKSFSEYFKSLKDPRRETLNKRHNFLDILIIAVCAMISGANNFVEIEQFGHSKKEWFQTFLALPNGIPSHDTFNNVLAKLSPDEFEACFMTWANSFRLFFSGEHIAIDCKTLRGSADKKNGKSPLHLVSAWATETALVIGQIKTEENSNEITAIPELLNFLDLKGCLVSIDAMGCQTEIAEKIVEKDADYVLALKGNQPKLHQSVIEYFKLAADNEGEGYEIDFAKTDETSYGREEIRCAYATNEIEKIIANDEWKNIKTVAMIESQRIKKEKEFDIRYYISSAKLSAEDCLKVVRKHWEIENKLHWTLDVAFREDESRIRQRNTAENMAILRRIALNLVKQEKTAKVGQATKRLMAGWDEKYLLKLLNGLAT; encoded by the coding sequence ATGAATTATGAGGCTGTAAAAAGCTTTTCAGAATATTTCAAGAGCTTAAAAGACCCAAGACGTGAGACCTTAAACAAACGACATAACTTCCTTGATATTCTTATTATTGCTGTTTGTGCGATGATTTCCGGGGCAAATAATTTCGTTGAAATAGAACAATTTGGACATTCTAAAAAAGAATGGTTTCAAACTTTTTTAGCACTTCCAAACGGGATTCCTTCTCACGATACGTTTAATAATGTGCTTGCTAAACTTTCACCTGACGAGTTTGAAGCCTGTTTTATGACTTGGGCAAACAGTTTTCGCCTGTTTTTTAGCGGCGAACACATCGCCATAGATTGCAAAACTTTGCGCGGTTCTGCCGACAAAAAAAATGGCAAATCTCCGCTTCATTTGGTCAGCGCATGGGCGACTGAAACCGCGCTCGTTATCGGACAAATCAAGACTGAAGAGAACTCTAACGAAATCACAGCCATTCCAGAATTGTTGAATTTTTTGGATTTGAAGGGATGTTTGGTAAGCATTGACGCAATGGGCTGCCAAACTGAAATTGCCGAAAAAATCGTAGAAAAAGATGCTGATTATGTGCTTGCGCTCAAAGGAAATCAACCGAAATTACATCAATCCGTCATTGAATATTTTAAATTAGCAGCCGATAATGAAGGAGAAGGGTATGAAATAGATTTCGCAAAAACAGACGAAACATCATACGGAAGAGAAGAGATTCGTTGTGCTTATGCAACGAATGAAATAGAAAAAATAATAGCAAATGATGAATGGAAAAATATAAAAACAGTCGCGATGATAGAATCGCAAAGAATAAAGAAAGAAAAAGAGTTTGATATAAGATATTATATTAGCAGCGCAAAATTATCGGCGGAAGATTGTTTAAAAGTTGTGAGAAAACATTGGGAAATAGAAAATAAATTACATTGGACTTTAGATGTGGCATTTCGCGAGGACGAATCGCGGATTCGGCAGAGAAACACAGCGGAAAATATGGCGATATTGAGGCGAATCGCATTGAATTTAGTGAAGCAGGAAAAGACCGCAAAGGTAGGCCAGGCAACGAAAAGACTCATGGCTGGCTGGGATGAAAAATATTTGCTCAAACTTCTAAATGGACTGGCTACATAG
- a CDS encoding class I SAM-dependent methyltransferase — MVSVSTLNKILNDNSLSKNERYYWGYQYRFGKEVLIPYFKKNHIRIENAAIVEIGCAEGGVLAALIQNGGGFGLGTDIVEPRLQTGRKMNASLALNINLQKHGIFQDAIRNEWKERFDLLILRDVIEHLDNPELALQNISGFLNQNGRVLVSFPPYTSPYGAHQHTLKNFWGYIPFLHYLPDPIFNWTIKTGRKADIEEVKRLRQIQLTIDKFKIAALNAGMQIEKESYYLLRPVFKMKFGIPELSLTPGETRYVKGIK, encoded by the coding sequence ATGGTTTCAGTTTCTACTCTTAATAAGATTCTGAATGATAACAGTTTATCAAAAAATGAGAGGTATTACTGGGGATATCAATATCGCTTTGGCAAAGAGGTTTTAATTCCCTACTTCAAAAAGAATCATATTCGCATTGAAAATGCCGCTATTGTAGAAATCGGTTGTGCAGAAGGCGGCGTTTTGGCAGCGCTTATCCAAAATGGAGGTGGGTTTGGGCTGGGCACAGATATTGTTGAACCCAGATTGCAGACGGGCAGAAAAATGAATGCGAGCTTGGCATTAAACATTAACCTGCAAAAGCACGGCATCTTTCAGGATGCCATCAGGAATGAATGGAAAGAGCGATTTGATCTATTAATTTTAAGAGATGTGATTGAACACTTAGACAATCCTGAACTTGCTCTTCAAAACATCAGTGGATTTTTGAATCAAAACGGGCGCGTGCTCGTAAGTTTCCCCCCTTATACCTCGCCATACGGTGCGCATCAGCACACGCTAAAGAATTTTTGGGGATACATTCCTTTTCTGCATTATCTTCCTGACCCCATATTTAATTGGACTATAAAAACAGGGCGAAAGGCAGACATTGAAGAAGTTAAGCGATTAAGACAAATTCAATTAACAATAGATAAGTTTAAAATTGCAGCATTAAATGCAGGGATGCAGATCGAAAAAGAATCTTATTATTTATTAAGGCCAGTGTTTAAAATGAAATTTGGGATACCTGAGCTTTCACTAACCCCAGGCGAAACGCGCTATGTGAAAGGGATAAAATAA
- the hisN gene encoding histidinol-phosphatase — translation MSPELDFALTAAKEAGQITLKYFRQKSLKVDKKRDRTPVTQADREAETKIREQLQKFFPKDGILGEEFDEKGTENQRRWIIDPIDGTKSFIHGVPLYGVMIGFEDAGALKLGVVNFPALSLCYYAEKGKGAFMNDEKISVSEIADFDEATLACIGGEYLMDTESTHPFDTIKTKAGLVRGWGDCYAHMLVASGQADLAIDPEMNSWDCAAIIPIMEEAGGKCFDYNGVNTMSGRGLVSTNAQLGDKLLSMLYK, via the coding sequence ATGTCACCTGAACTCGATTTTGCCTTAACGGCGGCAAAAGAAGCCGGACAAATTACCCTCAAATATTTTAGACAGAAATCGTTGAAAGTCGATAAGAAGCGGGATAGAACGCCTGTGACGCAAGCGGATAGGGAAGCGGAAACAAAGATTCGCGAGCAGCTTCAAAAATTCTTTCCAAAAGATGGTATTCTTGGCGAGGAGTTTGATGAGAAGGGAACGGAAAATCAGCGTCGCTGGATTATCGACCCGATTGATGGAACCAAATCGTTTATTCATGGAGTCCCGCTTTATGGTGTGATGATTGGTTTTGAGGACGCGGGGGCGTTAAAGCTTGGCGTGGTGAATTTTCCAGCTTTGTCACTTTGCTATTATGCCGAAAAGGGAAAAGGCGCGTTCATGAACGACGAGAAAATTTCAGTTTCAGAGATTGCTGATTTTGATGAAGCGACGCTTGCCTGCATCGGCGGAGAATACTTGATGGATACAGAATCAACTCATCCGTTTGATACCATCAAAACAAAAGCAGGATTGGTGCGTGGCTGGGGTGACTGTTACGCGCACATGCTTGTAGCGTCAGGGCAAGCTGATTTGGCGATTGACCCTGAAATGAATTCTTGGGATTGCGCGGCAATTATTCCAATCATGGAAGAAGCAGGTGGAAAATGTTTTGATTATAATGGCGTTAATACAATGAGTGGGCGAGGGCTTGTCAGTACGAATGCTCAATTAGGCGACAAATTGCTGTCGATGCTTTATAAATAA
- a CDS encoding alpha-ketoacid dehydrogenase subunit alpha/beta has product MSEKNHNTEPILDSETISAQVSEILNSKDTLKKWYKYLQLGRSLDLRAASYLKKGMGWSYHAPYQGHDGIQLALGLTFRAGKDFLFPYYRDMLTCLAAGLTPEEILLNGLSRDTDVAGGGRHMSNHFAKPEIRIQNGSSLTGNHSLHAVGVARAIKKYNGDEIAFYSGGESACSEGYFYEAVSGASREMLPVIFVIQNNRYGISVPVKDQSANPIVAENFSGFLNLRIIYCDGTDVFDSWRAMQEATKHVLDGNGAVIVHADCVRIGAHSNSDNHQLYRSPEELEKAKERDPLPRFRNHLIENKLLTEDELKAIEDENEAELAEAAPKAEAAPLPSPDSVMDFVLPEYKPVEGEVHELTEPEGDPSLYTDEVIKFLQAINFTQIEEFERNENTFLWGQDVASKEKGGVFNAEKGMLKKFGNERVFNAPIAEDFIVGTANGFCRYRDDIWVLVEGAEFADYIWPAMEQVVELSHEYWRTKGQFVPNMLIRVASGGYINGGLYHSQNVEGSFTTFPGLRVLVPAFADDMQGLIRSAMRTKGATVILEPKFLYNHPWAKTKRLKKDVLIPFGKARYRRYGSDLSIITYGTTVHHAMRAADRLESEQGISVEVLDLRSLIPLDKEAIFETVRKTSKVLVVHEDKRTGGFGGEIAALIAENCFESLDAPVIRLGSLDTPVGFSKILENAILLNDQKVYDEALKLASY; this is encoded by the coding sequence ATGTCAGAAAAAAATCACAACACTGAGCCGATTCTTGATTCAGAAACAATTTCAGCGCAAGTAAGTGAAATCCTAAACAGCAAGGATACCCTAAAAAAATGGTATAAATATTTGCAGTTAGGGCGTTCATTGGATTTAAGAGCTGCGAGTTACTTGAAGAAAGGCATGGGCTGGTCGTATCATGCACCCTATCAAGGACATGACGGCATTCAATTGGCTCTTGGCCTAACGTTTCGCGCCGGAAAGGATTTTTTGTTTCCGTACTATCGCGACATGCTAACTTGCTTAGCGGCGGGCTTAACGCCGGAGGAGATTTTGCTCAACGGCCTTTCGCGCGATACGGACGTGGCCGGCGGTGGGCGTCACATGTCGAACCATTTTGCCAAGCCTGAAATTCGGATTCAAAACGGCTCTTCGCTCACCGGAAATCATTCGCTTCATGCGGTCGGCGTGGCGCGAGCCATTAAGAAATATAACGGCGATGAGATTGCCTTTTATTCCGGCGGTGAATCGGCTTGTTCCGAAGGCTATTTTTATGAAGCCGTGAGCGGTGCTTCGCGGGAAATGCTTCCGGTCATTTTTGTGATTCAAAATAATCGCTACGGGATTTCCGTGCCGGTGAAAGACCAGTCGGCGAATCCGATTGTTGCGGAAAACTTCTCGGGCTTTTTAAATCTCCGAATTATTTATTGCGACGGCACGGATGTGTTCGATTCATGGCGGGCCATGCAAGAAGCCACAAAGCATGTGCTTGACGGCAACGGCGCGGTGATTGTCCATGCGGATTGTGTGCGAATCGGCGCGCATTCAAATTCCGATAACCATCAGCTTTACCGCTCGCCCGAAGAACTTGAGAAGGCCAAAGAGCGCGACCCGCTGCCGCGATTTAGAAATCATCTGATTGAAAATAAGTTGCTCACTGAAGATGAACTGAAAGCCATTGAAGATGAAAACGAGGCCGAACTTGCCGAAGCCGCGCCGAAAGCCGAAGCTGCGCCTTTGCCTTCGCCCGATTCGGTCATGGATTTTGTCTTGCCGGAATACAAGCCTGTTGAAGGCGAAGTTCATGAACTCACTGAGCCGGAAGGCGACCCGTCGCTTTATACCGACGAAGTAATCAAATTTTTGCAGGCCATTAATTTTACCCAGATAGAAGAATTTGAGCGAAATGAGAACACATTTTTGTGGGGGCAAGATGTGGCTTCGAAAGAGAAGGGCGGCGTGTTCAATGCGGAAAAAGGGATGCTCAAAAAATTCGGCAATGAGCGGGTGTTCAACGCGCCGATTGCGGAGGATTTCATTGTAGGAACGGCGAACGGTTTTTGCCGCTACCGCGACGATATTTGGGTGCTGGTCGAAGGCGCGGAGTTTGCCGATTACATTTGGCCGGCGATGGAGCAAGTGGTTGAACTCTCGCATGAATATTGGCGCACGAAAGGGCAGTTTGTCCCGAACATGTTAATCCGCGTTGCGTCTGGCGGATATATCAACGGTGGTTTGTATCATTCGCAAAATGTGGAAGGCTCGTTTACCACATTTCCCGGCTTGCGCGTGTTAGTCCCCGCATTTGCCGACGACATGCAAGGCTTAATTCGCTCGGCGATGCGCACGAAAGGCGCAACCGTGATTCTCGAGCCGAAATTTTTATACAATCATCCATGGGCAAAAACCAAGCGGCTGAAAAAAGATGTCTTGATTCCGTTCGGCAAAGCGCGTTATCGTCGTTACGGTTCGGACTTGTCCATTATTACTTATGGCACAACCGTGCATCACGCGATGCGAGCCGCCGACCGTTTGGAATCCGAGCAAGGCATTTCCGTTGAGGTGCTGGATTTGCGCTCGTTAATTCCGCTTGACAAAGAGGCGATTTTTGAAACGGTTCGAAAAACCTCAAAGGTGTTGGTTGTGCATGAGGACAAACGCACCGGCGGATTCGGCGGCGAAATTGCAGCGCTCATTGCCGAAAATTGCTTCGAATCGCTCGATGCACCCGTCATACGGCTTGGCTCGTTAGATACGCCGGTCGGCTTTTCAAAAATTTTGGAAAACGCCATTTTGCTCAATGACCAAAAGGTCTATGATGAGGCGTTAAAGCTGGCAAGTTATTAA
- the hemB gene encoding porphobilinogen synthase, whose product MNDTALLLNLVQRPRRLRQSEAIRSIVAETSLSKNDLVFPIFVKDGEGVKEEVPSMPGIFRYSIDTAIQECRELWDLGIKAIDLFGMPKVKTEDGSEAYNEDGIIQRALRAIKAELPDLCIMTDVALDPFTPFGHDGLVRDGEILNDETVDVLCKMSVSHARAGANFVSPSDMMDGRIGAIREALDDEGFTKVGILSYAAKYASSFYGPFRDALNSTPQFGDKQTYQMNPANTDEALKEIQLDIEEGADIVMVKPGLAYLDIVRRARENFTVPVAAYHVSGEYSMVMAAGEKGWIDANRVMMESLLCMKRAGASIIFTYYAKEAAKQL is encoded by the coding sequence ATGAACGACACTGCGCTGCTTTTAAATCTTGTACAACGCCCACGCCGCTTGCGCCAATCTGAAGCTATTCGTAGCATTGTTGCAGAAACTTCACTAAGCAAAAACGACCTCGTTTTCCCAATCTTCGTTAAAGATGGTGAAGGCGTTAAAGAGGAAGTTCCTTCCATGCCAGGCATTTTCAGATATTCTATCGATACAGCTATTCAAGAGTGCCGCGAGCTTTGGGACCTTGGCATCAAAGCCATCGATCTTTTCGGAATGCCTAAGGTTAAAACCGAAGACGGCTCAGAAGCTTACAATGAAGATGGCATCATCCAGCGTGCGCTTCGTGCAATTAAAGCAGAATTGCCTGACCTTTGCATTATGACCGATGTAGCACTTGACCCATTCACCCCATTTGGACATGATGGATTGGTTCGCGACGGTGAGATTTTAAATGATGAGACCGTTGATGTTTTGTGCAAAATGTCTGTTTCTCATGCCCGTGCAGGCGCTAACTTTGTCTCTCCAAGCGATATGATGGACGGACGCATTGGCGCTATTCGCGAAGCGCTTGACGACGAAGGCTTCACCAAAGTCGGAATCCTTTCTTATGCGGCTAAATACGCGTCCAGCTTCTACGGCCCATTCCGCGATGCGCTAAATTCTACGCCACAGTTCGGTGATAAGCAAACCTATCAAATGAATCCAGCAAACACGGACGAAGCCCTCAAAGAAATCCAATTGGATATTGAAGAAGGCGCCGACATCGTGATGGTAAAACCAGGTCTTGCTTACCTTGACATCGTTCGCCGCGCAAGAGAAAACTTCACCGTGCCAGTTGCCGCTTATCACGTTTCTGGCGAATATTCCATGGTGATGGCTGCAGGCGAAAAAGGCTGGATCGACGCCAACCGCGTAATGATGGAATCTCTCCTTTGTATGAAACGCGCCGGCGCCAGCATCATTTTCACCTACTACGCAAAAGAAGCTGCAAAGCAACTTTAA
- the aroC gene encoding chorismate synthase, translating to MIRYLTSGESHGPSLVAIVEGVPAGLALHPDDLNIHLQRRQQGYGRGNRMKIESDKAEILSGVRFGYTIGSPISFAIKNKDWANWTNKMNQFENPSEPVATIDIPRPGHADFSGRIKYGFNDIRPVIERSSARETAARVGACSISRKFLHDLGIEIGSYVSAIGQAFETEPNHHAVKILEKGAETLMHEADESPVRMLNKDLEKQAMELIDTAKKAGDTLGGIVEVFVTGLPIGLGSYVQYDRRLGADLGAAILSIQAVKGFEIGHAFKNAVSFGSEVHDEFYLDKNGNPQRKTNRAGGLEGGMTNGETLHLRVAMKPIATLMSPLSSFDFKTMSPAASHIERSDTCAVPACGVIAESVIAPVLANAILEKFGGDTINETKLRLDNYTQKGK from the coding sequence ATGATTAGATACTTAACTTCTGGGGAATCACACGGCCCTTCGCTTGTTGCAATTGTCGAGGGAGTTCCCGCCGGCCTTGCACTTCATCCTGATGATTTAAACATTCATTTACAACGCCGCCAGCAAGGCTACGGTCGTGGGAATAGAATGAAAATCGAATCGGACAAGGCAGAGATTCTTTCCGGCGTTCGTTTTGGCTACACGATCGGCTCACCGATTTCCTTTGCGATCAAAAACAAGGATTGGGCAAATTGGACGAACAAAATGAATCAATTTGAAAATCCGTCCGAGCCGGTTGCGACCATCGATATTCCTCGCCCTGGCCACGCAGATTTTAGCGGACGAATCAAATACGGATTCAACGACATTCGCCCGGTTATCGAGCGCTCTTCTGCAAGAGAAACCGCAGCTCGCGTTGGCGCCTGTTCGATTTCCAGAAAGTTCTTGCATGATTTGGGAATCGAAATTGGAAGTTACGTTTCGGCAATCGGCCAAGCTTTTGAGACCGAGCCAAATCATCACGCGGTAAAAATTCTGGAAAAAGGCGCTGAAACCTTGATGCACGAGGCCGACGAATCACCGGTTCGCATGTTGAATAAGGATTTGGAAAAGCAAGCGATGGAATTAATTGATACCGCAAAAAAAGCAGGCGATACACTTGGCGGCATTGTAGAAGTTTTTGTCACAGGTTTGCCGATTGGTCTTGGCAGCTATGTTCAATACGACCGTCGCCTCGGAGCCGATTTAGGCGCTGCAATTTTGTCCATCCAAGCGGTCAAAGGATTTGAAATCGGACACGCCTTTAAAAATGCCGTGAGCTTTGGCTCGGAAGTTCATGATGAATTTTACTTAGATAAAAATGGCAACCCGCAAAGAAAGACCAATCGTGCTGGCGGCCTGGAAGGCGGCATGACGAACGGCGAAACCTTGCACCTACGCGTGGCCATGAAGCCGATTGCCACCCTGATGTCGCCGCTTTCTTCATTTGATTTTAAAACCATGTCGCCCGCAGCTTCTCACATTGAAAGAAGCGACACTTGCGCTGTTCCCGCTTGCGGAGTTATTGCGGAGTCTGTTATTGCGCCGGTTCTTGCCAATGCTATTTTGGAAAAATTCGGCGGCGATACCATCAACGAAACAAAATTACGCTTGGATAACTATACCCAGAAAGGAAAGTAA
- a CDS encoding leucine-rich repeat domain-containing protein, with protein sequence MLKKIFSIALLILAFSIGNAHSQTPLLSATELAQAPAYISIDSALEKPRKAYKISLRGQGLKALPPKVMRLSNLQSINASSNQISIVPKYIVSFQNLQELNLSNNEISDLPSKFGTLSNLKNLNLNNNKISELPPDINGLQNLEWLLFNNNNVKKLPPTLNQLKELRHLYAEGNKLDSIPDEIGNLKNLEELYLNNNKIVYISPEISNLNKLRYLYLKNNKLTTLPNGIENLKSLREIDLSGNDFSNAEKKRIEAMLQNVRVLF encoded by the coding sequence ATGTTAAAAAAAATCTTCTCCATCGCCCTTCTTATTCTGGCTTTTTCGATCGGCAATGCACACTCACAAACGCCGCTCTTATCTGCTACTGAGCTGGCACAAGCACCGGCTTATATCTCGATAGATTCTGCTCTTGAAAAGCCAAGAAAAGCCTACAAGATTAGCCTTCGCGGACAGGGGCTAAAGGCGCTTCCGCCAAAAGTGATGAGACTTTCAAACCTCCAGTCGATTAATGCCAGCAGCAACCAGATTTCCATTGTTCCGAAATACATTGTTTCTTTTCAAAATCTTCAAGAGCTGAACCTTAGCAACAACGAGATTTCGGATTTGCCGTCTAAATTTGGAACGCTCTCAAACCTGAAGAACCTCAATTTGAACAACAACAAAATTTCTGAGCTTCCGCCTGACATCAACGGGTTGCAAAATTTAGAATGGCTGCTTTTTAATAATAACAACGTGAAAAAATTGCCGCCAACGCTCAACCAGCTTAAAGAACTTCGCCATCTTTACGCCGAAGGGAATAAATTAGACTCGATCCCCGACGAAATTGGAAATTTGAAAAATCTTGAAGAGCTCTATCTCAACAACAACAAAATTGTCTACATCTCTCCCGAGATTAGCAACCTGAACAAGCTTCGCTATCTTTATTTGAAAAACAACAAACTGACTACCCTGCCAAATGGAATTGAAAATCTCAAATCTCTTCGCGAAATAGATTTATCTGGCAACGACTTTTCCAATGCCGAGAAAAAACGGATCGAAGCGATGCTGCAAAATGTAAGAGTGCTTTTCTAA
- a CDS encoding GWxTD domain-containing protein codes for MLICLSASAVGQERYLEIVRKYGKPNLFIEAVKFPASSPDSLRLLVNFKVSYNYLVFVKSKNDQFSAEALFSVEVLKEGLGAGRQIVKRSVVAKDFAETEEKQKYVSASLEMRLATGKYEFIAEVLDNQNQKPLTQKKETLDLTWNSLPIRLSDPLFLDSYTTQKKQCKLIPLAFSGKGLFGKKYTSAVEVFLPKGDSLAKLQYELLQISGDDSTVVKSGVVEGRDVLPISPIHEGLANFNTLGVVVTMQAHSECGLALIDFNSSELDNAKYKLVITAESKQGNKGRMEKEFENAWIDMPYPLYDIDLALRLMTYILSPKAIDELEVGNAVQRRNNFKQYWKKKDPTPETAFNEVMAEYFRRVDYAFFNFYTTNEYGWRTDRGRIYILYGEPHKVDRVFPINEPTRESWFYDSPINKKFIFSDQDNNGNYKLVSESRFSGENKGS; via the coding sequence ATGCTTATCTGTCTGTCGGCTTCAGCTGTTGGGCAAGAGCGTTACTTAGAGATTGTAAGAAAATATGGCAAGCCAAATCTATTTATAGAGGCGGTGAAGTTTCCGGCAAGCTCGCCAGATTCGTTGCGCCTGTTGGTGAACTTTAAAGTGTCTTATAATTATCTGGTGTTTGTAAAGAGCAAAAATGACCAGTTTAGTGCGGAAGCTCTTTTTTCCGTTGAAGTGCTCAAAGAGGGGCTCGGGGCAGGGCGTCAAATTGTCAAGCGAAGTGTGGTTGCGAAAGATTTTGCTGAAACAGAGGAAAAGCAAAAGTATGTTTCTGCATCTTTGGAGATGCGATTGGCAACAGGAAAATATGAGTTCATCGCTGAAGTGTTAGATAATCAGAATCAAAAGCCGCTAACACAAAAAAAAGAAACGCTTGATTTAACTTGGAATTCGTTGCCAATTCGACTTTCTGATCCGCTTTTTTTGGATAGCTATACGACTCAAAAAAAACAATGTAAGCTAATTCCTTTGGCTTTTTCTGGAAAAGGCCTTTTTGGAAAAAAGTATACATCGGCAGTTGAGGTGTTTTTGCCCAAAGGCGATTCATTGGCGAAGCTGCAATACGAGCTACTTCAAATTTCCGGTGATGACAGCACGGTTGTGAAAAGTGGCGTAGTGGAAGGCCGCGATGTATTGCCAATCAGCCCCATTCATGAAGGATTGGCTAATTTTAACACGTTGGGGGTTGTGGTAACTATGCAAGCGCATTCCGAATGCGGCTTGGCGCTGATCGATTTCAACTCCAGCGAATTGGATAATGCGAAGTATAAATTGGTTATCACGGCTGAATCGAAGCAGGGAAATAAAGGGCGGATGGAGAAAGAATTTGAAAATGCCTGGATCGATATGCCCTATCCACTTTACGATATCGATCTGGCGCTGCGCTTGATGACTTACATTTTGTCGCCAAAAGCGATTGATGAATTGGAAGTGGGAAACGCGGTTCAGCGACGAAATAATTTCAAACAGTATTGGAAGAAAAAAGACCCAACGCCAGAAACCGCATTTAATGAAGTGATGGCGGAATATTTTCGCAGGGTCGATTACGCGTTTTTTAATTTTTACACGACTAATGAATATGGCTGGCGAACAGATAGAGGGCGCATTTATATTTTATATGGCGAGCCGCACAAAGTAGATCGCGTTTTTCCTATCAATGAGCCAACGCGCGAGAGTTGGTTTTACGATAGCCCGATCAATAAAAAATTTATTTTTTCCGATCAGGACAATAATGGCAACTATAAGTTGGTAAGTGAATCAAGGTTTTCTGGGGAAAACAAAGGCAGCTAA
- the smpB gene encoding SsrA-binding protein SmpB yields MSKPTYVTSLLNRKARHEFHILDTLEAGIVLKGTEVKSIRLGKAGLNESYAMIHRGEVFLENMQITPYEHGTIENHEPKRSRKLLLHRKEILKLQQKVADSGLTLIPLKLYFNQKGIAKIELALAKGKKLHDKREAIKQRDTERELRRFI; encoded by the coding sequence ATGTCGAAACCGACTTACGTCACTTCGTTGCTTAATAGAAAAGCCCGACACGAATTTCACATTTTAGATACGCTTGAAGCAGGCATCGTGCTGAAAGGAACGGAGGTGAAATCCATTCGCCTTGGAAAGGCCGGCTTAAACGAAAGTTATGCGATGATTCATCGTGGCGAAGTGTTTCTTGAAAACATGCAAATCACGCCATACGAGCACGGAACAATTGAAAATCATGAGCCGAAACGCAGCCGAAAACTGCTGCTTCATAGAAAAGAAATCTTAAAGCTTCAGCAAAAAGTAGCCGATTCTGGCCTAACGCTCATCCCTCTCAAACTTTATTTTAATCAAAAAGGGATTGCGAAAATTGAACTCGCCCTCGCTAAGGGCAAAAAATTGCACGACAAACGCGAAGCCATTAAACAGCGAGACACAGAGCGAGAATTGCGCCGTTTTATCTAA